In the Primulina tabacum isolate GXHZ01 chromosome 15, ASM2559414v2, whole genome shotgun sequence genome, GAATTTAGGTCAGTGGTCAATGGAGTTTCTGAAGCAAGTTTTCCACCCTTATTTTTTGTTGTGTCGGGCTCAACGACTCCGTCTGCATGATTGTGTTTGCAACAAGAATAACAATAGAAGGAGAGATAGCATTCACCTACATAGTACAGTGTTCTTCAGTTAAGAGAAGGGGGACTCAAATGTCAAAGAAGACGCCATTAGGCAACAAAACACGTAGTTCGTAAAAAGATACTTACCCAAACACGACCATTCAAACCAACTGCAATCTCAAAGGCAAGCTTCTTCCCAAGCGTTTCGAGAACTGGGCATGTTGGAGATTTCAGCAACCTGAAATGGTAGTTAAGAGAAAACTGACTAAATAAAGAAATCGCCAGCTCTGTTCTGTCTATAGACGAAGCAAGAATCATTCATTAACTGAGTACAAAGACACAAGTGGAAAAAAAGACAATCATACATTCTACATAATCCGGTTGATGATTCAAACGAGAATCCATCTTTAAGAGGGCCATATTCTGCTGCTTTCCCACTGGCTATAGAATGCAAAAGGAAAGAAAAGATTATTTACACAGATAACTGAGACCATATCTTTGTAAACTCAAAACTTGCGCACTCAAACATAAGTCTAAGCATAAACAGTAAAAAAAGGTAAAAATATCAACCATCCATGCATGATAACTCTGGGTTCATGCCAATGTTTGCCTTGACAACACGGACATACAACAAAGTACCCATCTGCAAGCAATAAAAAGTTTCCCACGAGTAAGAATTACACTTACGTGTTAAAAAAGGGCATATTAGCATAGAATCATAACAACGATAAATGAGCACAGAACAACCAGCTtctttgaatatttttcaaaaatatagtatGCAACATGATGCACAAAGTTATGAGTGCAGAAAACCACTTGTTCATCACAAGCATGATCTCAGTATCTACAGCGTACAGATGATGAAGTGTTGAAAGAGCGCAAAATGGAATAACTGGTTCAATCCGTTTAGAGCTTTAAAAAGTCAACAATCATGTGTTACCAAGAATCACATCAAGAACGAGAAAAAACATACACAACATAAACTTACGTTAAACTTAGGAATGTTCCTCCTGGTTCCACCTTCAAAAGCAAGCACTGGCAAATATGCCACTGTTGGACCTTTTATATCCACAAAAAAATTCTGTCTCAAATAAACAAAGATGGGTGAGCCCACACAATATAATGATACACATATTGTCAAATTATATCAAGATAATCTATATTAAAAAGATAGGCACGTGAATAGAAAATCATTCTACTCATAAACTTGAAAAAGGATCGAAAGAAAGCAACAACTGATTACTTTCAAGTAAGTGGTTCATTTGGAGAACTAAAACAACTACCAAGACTTGCCAGTCttattttaagtttttcaaATAAGCATCAGCatgacaaaattttttttaaacagaTAAGCAACTGATGTGTGTAAAGTCCTTTTATTTAACTAGGAAGAATGCAGTAAATGGATGACAAGTGATTCTCGGacaaaaaatgatcatatcaAGCAAACCAACTCTCAAGCTATAGTAATGCCTTCACTAATAGGGTTCTACCTTAAGAAGCCAAAACCAATAAAGGCATTCTCTTGATCACTTTCGTAATCAACATTTCATGCAATTGtttaaaacaaaagaaatgtaACTACGACGAAATAGAGTTATTAAGTTTCGGGAAATAGCAAGAATGACTTGCAGTGACTACAGTCacccttccaaatcatcaatgctAAACCAAGAATACTTACATCAGCTTTTGTGTCAACCACTATGCCAAGAACATCATCCCCAACACTAGGTGTGTActgcaaaaaaaatatatatatatattttaattcaataatcATGAATCCCTCTGGTCATCAGATGTAACAAAGAAACAAAAGTTCTTCACAAGAAATAACCGTCAAAATTCATTAGGTCACAGTCAAAAGTTAGACCTGttcaaatataaaataagtAAAggcataaaaaaaaaagaaacagaTGTCAACATGATAGGGATCTAAAGAAACGTAAACATAAGCAGCAAGCCACATAGTTCTTCAGTGCATATTCATATCAATGGGCAAGTTTCATATAGAAAAACATCCAGATTTTTTAGTGAGTGACACGATAATAAATACAACTAACCAGGAAGCAGAACAGTCTTTATGAAATGCTCCAAAAaaaaatatctctgaaagatcACTTTGTTGAAAATTAAAAGAGACCTGAGGTCCGTAAAGGATTACTATTTCGCTTCCAGATACATATCTTATTACAAAACAAAATGCATTCAATCAAGGTTTCAAAGTATAGAGATCTGCAAGAAAGAACGTTTATTTTCCATGTTCAAGTCTGATGCTTGATGCTCTACATGAAAAGCTATGCATAATTCTGACTTCACAATGTACACGTGGATGCACATGGATCATTAGAACTTTGCTCAAAATACAATTATCACTAGTTTGGCGATTGAAAGAGAACTATACATAAAAGTAAAAAGAAATATGTGCACGTAGCATTCTTATTTTGTATACAATATTTAAAACTTATTCTGGAATCAGCCGATAAGCTAGAATAGGTTCACTCATCACAATTCCTTTTCCTACTCATAAGAAGTAAATCACATTAAACTCACCCGTTTATTGGAGCTCTCAATCCAATACTTATTTGGTTTTGAAAACCTAAAGATTCCTGCTTTCATAACAGAGATCACATCACCATCCTGCAAATTAAGACCTATACAATCAACATCTCAATGAAATATAACTAAGAATATGTAAGGCAACTAACTAAGGAGTCGGCAAAGTTATGAAAATGGGTGAGGGGTACAATATGAAAATGTAAATAGACGATAAAGTGAACAGAGATTAACATTGGACGggataaaatagaaaaaaagaaTTGACTCTCAAACAAGCCCTAGTTGAAGAAGGAAACCTGACGGAGGCCACCGCCGAGCTTGATAGTTTGATTTGTCAGATGGGAGAGATCCAACACCACATCCCCtggaaactaaatttttttcccACACAAAATCGAGCAACAAACACTATTTTATATGGATATACAACTGAATATGATAACATGCCAAAAAAATATATCGTCCACCGTACTTACTACTTGTTGATCGATCAAGCTTGCGGGAGAACTTGAGGATTTTGAATCCATTTATCCACTTACGATTTCCGTGCTGCTTCCGAGCCTGAGAGCCGCTGCGCTCCGCCGCTGCTTTTGATTGTGAGAGACTGAGAAGCAAATCAGAGCTGGCCTGCAGATAGCTGATTAAGCAGGCCCATTAGCACAAAAAAGCCCAAGCCTAGCTAGCCCATTTGAAAAGGTCGGGTACCCGAGTCCGAATTAGGCTACACGCGCAATCTCTCACATATACACATTTAGGGTGTGTTTGGTTGAGTGGATTAAACAAGAATAATAGTCAAACATTTATCCAatgtttggttaaaattttaagatgttttaataatcattttgaccCGGTTTAAGATTCAATTTTGTggataaatatttgattattaatctaacAAATCAAGTGGGATACACTAtcaaaattcaataaattatattttctctTCTTATCGAATCCAAGTGGTGggttaagttatttattgaataaaaagttttttttagaGTGTTGTACATTAGATATCGATcatgatatttaatatatatcattattatttaatttgatttaaactttaaaaaatataaatatatatttttattttgaaaaaataattttttatatattttaataaaataataaaaactaaattttagCGTTGGATATGCttatcaataatattttaatttttattatatttaatttgatGATATTTACACTTATTAATTCAaagattattaatatatttattattaacattattattattatttaatattatgtatTGCTTCCAGATGTGTACAACAAATAAGTAAACTTAGCAAGGGTATAATagtaaaattattaatatttaaaagctAATCACATATTAAAAATGTTGAACCAAACAATCTTAATAGTATCACATAATGTTTGATTAATAATATATCAATCTTGTTATCTATAACATAATCAATCATTTATTTATCTCATCACTAGTACCAAACACATCCTTAGGGTCTTGTCGATGCTGTCCCACGGGGCACTGCCCTTAATCATTTATTAGCTGCCAAGTGACAAATATTTTCAagctttttaaataaataaaaatttatgaaaacTTATGTGTTATCTCAAAAAAGCGGTCGACTAACCATggttcaattttttaaaatgatttatttttaaaaaatcatatgaCCTTCATTCATTTCTTCCGCCGTCATCTATCAAAAAAACAGAACAAGACTTCCACCGATTTGCTTCATTTTGCAACTTTCTGCCCAAgattatgtttttattttttattttttatcctTGTTAATCTAGTTTTGTTTGTCGGGAATTTTTTGACTTATGGTTGCTTCTTGCTTTTTGCTGTATTCAATGATTTAAGGACCAAATATGGGGATTTTTTATGCATTTCttcattttatattatattatatttactaATTAAGTTTTAATGATTGTAATTTCTTTTAAAGTAAAATACAGTATATCAACCTCTTGTTTATGTCCATATTTTTGTAATATGTGGTACTTGAATATATGTATGTTTCTTTCatctaatttgtttttttttaaaaaaaaaattagattcaGTTGGtctttttttttgggaaataGAAGATGACAAATCAAAGGCACTTGAAGAGTTGGAGGAAGACTAGGGGAAGAAACCGAAATTGATCAGATTCCAAAAACGCTACCTGAACTCCCTAATTTTTCTATGCAAGAAAATGGAGAGGTACAAACTGAAAACTTCATTGTCGATGTTTTGAAGATCAAACTAGAAGTGGGTAAAATTGTGAACACTCATGAAGAAGCTTATTTATTGTATTGTCAATACGCACATGCCAAGGGATTTAGTGTAAAAAAAGGGTGAACAATGATGTTTTTCCCATACTGATGAACTTCAATCAAAGGAATTCAATTGCTCATGTGAATGTTTGAAAGATGAAAGATCTAGTAAAAAGATTCCAATTTATTAAAAACTGCTCAGTAGAACTAATTGTAAAGCCAAATTGAAGATTTCAAGAGAAAATGGAGGCAATGGAGAGTGAGCAGATTTGTGAAAGAGCATAACCATGAGATGTTTGCATACGATCAAACTCACTTGTTAAGATTGGCACGCAATATATTACATGCAAAAAAGTCTACTCTAGAAGCTATGGTAAATGCTGGAATATCTGTCTTTGTTGTTGTTTCTTTCATGGAAAATGAAGCATGTGGGTCAGAAAATTTGGGTTTTATTAGAAAGGATGCATATGATCATATGAGTCGACTGAAAAAACATATCAAAGTTGAGAATGGAGATGTCACTGtgcttattaaatattttataaatacgGCGAATAAAGAGATTACTTTTACTAGAACGTGCAATTGGATGATGACGATAGGGTGATGAACTTTTTCTTTATGGACTATAGAAGTGCAGTTAATTATGACAATTTTGGTGATGTCTCGTCGATTGATACAACATATAGAACAAATAAGTATAATTTGATATGTGCTCCATTTGTTGGTATAAATCACCATATGCAGAATGCGATGTTTGGTTTGGCCTTTATGTCAGATGAAACCGGAAGTTcttttgaatggttgtttaCAACATTTCTTGATTCTATGAATGGAAAGCAACCTCAAACTACTTTTTCAAATCAATGTCAAGCCATGATAAATGCCATCGAAACAGTTTTTCCACATTCACATCATTGTTTATGTCAGTGGCATATAAATCAAAATGCTCCTTTAACACTTTGGGAGTTTAAATGAAGATTCAACTTTTAAACAGTTATGGTTTAAATGCATGACTTATTGTGAATCTGAAGATGAATTTGAGGCCACATGGAAATATATTATTGATACATATAATTTGGATGATCATAGATGGTTGAATGGGATGTACAGACTCAGGGAAAAATGGGCTACTGCCTTTAGTAGTGGAAGGTTTAGTGCAGGACTTTTGGATACTTCGAGGAGTGAAGTCACAAATATGACTTTGAAAAGGGCATGTAACAAAATGAGTTCTTTGTATGAATTTGTGATGAATTatgcaaaaattcaaaataattggCGGAATAGAAAAGACAGAGGATACTTGTTTTCGTCATGGTAAGCCTACACAgattttgaaaaatcatccattgTTGATTAATGCTGCTGAGGTTTACACGATTTCCATATACCAGTTATTTGAAATTGAATTGGTTAATTTTTTGAATTGCAAATTTGTTGAACCACCATCTTGTTTCGGCAATGATTGGAATCGGATTGAGGTCAAAGTAAAATCTCATGATGAAAACTCTAGGGTTAGACATGTGGTGTTCAATAAGCAGAGTCATGAGATAAAATGTAATTGTCATAAGTTTGAGACAATGAGGATTTTGTGTAAGCATGCTTTGATGATGTTTAACTGTATGGATGTCACTGTTTTGCCCAAcatttatattttgaaaaggTTGATGAAGAATGTAAGAAATAGagttaaatatgattttgaagaaagttgcagtggtggtggtggtgatcATGTATCTGAGATGGTGTTTGTCAACCAAATAATGAGATCGATGTATGATCTAACTCAACTGAGCAAACCTCATAAGGATGCGAGAAAAATGTAATATAGATTGGTTGACATCGCAAAAGATAAAATCTCTAATCTTGTCCAGAATTTGATTATAAACACTCTCTCTACTGTTGCATTGACAAtcgataatattaatataaatttttattattattagcaattcaattatttatttaaaagtaaTTTCTTGTGATTGTAGAGTAATATATGACAAATTTTcttcaaaaagaaaaatgaaactatataatatatgatgtaaGATGTTTAGTTTAGCGTTTTAAAAGTCCACAATAACTTAACCATTACTAAGATAATttactatttttattaaattgattAAATTTGATAGAGACAATATAAGGATATGTTATTTGagcaaaatatatatttctatgTTTTTTTGGGCTTAATGTGCAAGGGCAAAGCGACATGTATGCCCACCAGGTTTGTAGCTCGGGTGAGTTcttctatttttaatttttctagatGGAGATTTTAGCTCAAGTAGCTCAAATAGAAAATGAAAGACAAAgtccaaaaatatttaaaaaaatttgtatttaGCTCTGATAACCTAGGTAGAAAAAGAAATACAGAGTTTGGAAAAATTAAGGTTGTTTCCCATAAAATCTAATTGTTATGAAATTAATTGACAtgtattattttgtattttgttgaaaaaaatttagccCGAGTAATATCAAATTTCTGACTCCATCACCGCCAGTGAGCTACCCACACTAGGCTAAGGGTAGCTCCGTCCATGAACGTGGCTCCATGtctttcatatatttttttcctcaaAGCCTTTGTAATTATGACAACATGTGGAAAagttgagatttttttttaggAGTTAATTGTGATTGATGTATTCCTTATTGGTTAATGATATGAAAATGAAGAAAGATGAAAGTCTTATATAAGCTGCATGTGAAAACAGGtccaaaaaaaatatgaacataATTAGTAAGATCTTAAATAAGGATGAGGTTTCTCTTTTTATGATATAATTGGTTGCGTTGAAGTGAA is a window encoding:
- the LOC142527695 gene encoding uncharacterized protein LOC142527695 isoform X1, which produces MDSKSSSSPASLIDQQVFPGDVVLDLSHLTNQTIKLGGGLRQDGDVISVMKAGIFRFSKPNKYWIESSNKRYTPSVGDDVLGIVVDTKADNFFVDIKGPTVAYLPVLAFEGGTRRNIPKFNMGTLLYVRVVKANIGMNPELSCMDASGKAAEYGPLKDGFSFESSTGLCRMLLKSPTCPVLETLGKKLAFEIAVGLNGRVWVNAISPSIVILVANTIMQTESLSPTQQKIRVENLLQKLH
- the LOC142527695 gene encoding uncharacterized protein LOC142527695 isoform X2 — its product is MDSKSSSSPASLIDQQVFPGDVVLDLSHLTNQTIKLGGGLRQDGDVISVMKAGIFRFSKPNKYWIESSNKRNFFVDIKGPTVAYLPVLAFEGGTRRNIPKFNMGTLLYVRVVKANIGMNPELSCMDASGKAAEYGPLKDGFSFESSTGLCRMLLKSPTCPVLETLGKKLAFEIAVGLNGRVWVNAISPSIVILVANTIMQTESLSPTQQKIRVENLLQKLH